In Sorghum bicolor cultivar BTx623 chromosome 8, Sorghum_bicolor_NCBIv3, whole genome shotgun sequence, one genomic interval encodes:
- the LOC8061264 gene encoding bidirectional sugar transporter SWEET13, whose translation MAGLSLQHPWAFAFGLLGNLISFLTFLAPIPTFYRIYKTKSTEGFQSVPYVVALFSAMLWIFYALIKSNETFLITINAAGCVIETIYIVMYFVYAPKKAKLFTAKIMLLLNVGVFGVILLVTLLLFKGDKRVVMLGWICVGFSVSVFVAPLSIMRRVIQTKSMEYMPFSLSLSLTLSAVVWFLYGLLIKDKYVAAIILIEFVLTTMLPNILGFTFGMVQMVLYVLYMNKTPVAVAEGKDAGGKLPSAGDKHVLVNIAKLSPALPERSSGVHRATQMSAVPAKSCAAEATAPKVMLPNRDVVDVFLSQALHRKQA comes from the exons ATGGCAGGCCTATCTCTGCAGCACCCCTGGGCATTCGCTTTCGGCCTCCTAG GCAACCTAATCTCCTTCCTGACCTTCCTAGCCCCGAT ACCAACATTCTACCGCATCTACAAGACCAAGTCGACAGAGGGTTTCCAGTCGGTTCCCTACGTGGTTGCCCTGTTCAGTGCCATGTTATGGATTTTCTATGCACTGATCAAGTCTAACGAGACCTTCCTCATCACCATCAACGCCGCCGGCTGTGTGATCGAGACCATCTACATCGTCATGTACTTCGTCTATGCGCCCAAAAAAGCCAAGTTGTTCACAGCCAAGATCATGCTCCTCCTCAATGTTGGCGTCTTTGGTGTCATCCTCCTCGTCACCCTCCTCCTCTTCAAGGGTGACAAGCGCGTTGTCATGCTTGGATGGATCTGCGTTGGTTTCTCCGTTAGTGTCTTTGTGGCGCCGTTGAGCATCATG AGACGCGTGATCCAAACGAAGAGCATGGAGTACATGCcattctccctctccctctcgctCACCCTCAGCGCTGTCGTCTGGTTCCTCTACGGCCTCCTCATCAAAGATAAATATGTTGCGGCAATTATTTTAATTGAATTTGTATTAACCACCATG CTTCCAAACATCCTTGGGTTCACCTTTGGCATGGTCCAGATGGTGCTGTACGTGTTGTACATGAACAAGACGCCGGTGGCTGTTGCCGAGGGCAAGGATGCCGGCGGCAAGCTTCCCTCAGCTGGAGACAAGCACGTGCTTGTCAACATCGCCAAGCTAAGCCCCGCCCTCCCCGAGAGGAGCTCGGGAGTGCACCGAGCCACCCAGATGTCGGCTGTTCCCGCCAAGAGCTGCGCTGCTGAAGCAACCGCGCCGAAGGTGATGCTGCCCAACAGGGACGTGGTCGACGTCTTCTTGAGTCAGGCTCTCCATCGCAAGCAAGCATGA